The DNA region AGGCCAAGCAGATGGTGGCCGAGGGACGCAAGAAGGGGATCGAGTTCGTCGTGCCGGTCGATTCGGTGATCGAGGACGGCTCGGTCAAAGAGGCGCTGGAGGCCAGCGACCAGCAGTTCGACATCGGCCCCAAGAGCAGCGCGCTATTCGAGCAGAAGGTGACCGAATTCATCGAGGCCGGCGCCAAGGGCGCCGTGGCGTTCCACAACGGCGTGTTCGGCATGTTCGAAGACCCCCGCTTCGAGGCGGGCACGCGGAACTTCATCCCGCAGCTCAAGCGGATGACCGACGCCGGCGCGTTGGTCTACGTCGGCGGCGGCGAGGGGGGCAAGGCCCTGGAGAAGTACGGCAGCGAGTCGGACGTCACCCACGTCTTCACGGCCGGCGGCACGGTGCTCAACGCCCTGGGGAGCGAGCCGGTTCCCTACCTGGTCGCCCTGGCCATGGCCGCCAAGTAGCCGCCGATAGCCGCCACGCGCCGCAGCGGCGCCCGCGTATTGGGCCCCTTTCGGCCTGCGTGGTTTGGCCCGGCCTACGCGGTTTGGCACGTCGCGGCGGCTTCTTCGCAGAGGCTCTTGGCGGCGTCCGCCGTGGCGGCTTCGGCGATGATCCGCACGATCGGCTCGGTGTTGCTGGCGCGTACCAGCAACCACCGGCCGTCGGGCCAGTCGAGCCGCAGGCCGTCCATCCGGTCGGCCTCGGCCTGGCCGAAGTGGGCCTCGAGCCGGTCGAGCGCCGCGGCGATCTTGGCCGGCGGGACGGCGGCCTTCGCCTTGTGGATCGAGTACTGCGGGAGCCGGTCGGCGAGCTCGCCGACCGGCGCGTCGCGCGCCGCCATCGCATCGAGCACCAGCGCCATGCCAATCATGCTGTCGCGCACCAGGCAGACCGCGGGGTGGATCACGCCGCCGTTCCCCTCACCCCCCAGCACGGCGCCGGTGCGGAGCATCTGGTCGACCACGTTCGCTTCGCCCACGGCCGAGCGCGTGAAGGGCGCCCCGTACTTCTTGCAGAGGTCTTCGGTCACGCGGCTGGTGGAGCAGTTGGTCACCACCGGTCCGGTGCGGCGACGCAGCTCGTGATCGACGCACAGCCCCAGCGTCAGCTCCTCGCCCAGGTAACGCCCCGTGTGGTCGATCACCGCCAGCCGGTCGGCGTCTGGGTCTTGGCAGAAGCCGACGTCCGCGCCGAACTCCCGCACGGCGCCCAGCACTCCCGCCAGGTTCTCGGCGGTCGGCTCGGGGGTGTGCAGGAAGTCGCCCGTGGGCTCGGCGCCCAGCACCCGGGTCACGCAGCCGAGGCGTTCCAGCAGCCGAGCCCCGATCACGGCCCCGGCGCCGTGGTTGGCGTCTAGCAGCACGCGGAACCGCTTGGCCCGGATCCGGGCCAGGTCGACCAGCGGCAAGATCCGCTCAACGTGGGCCTCGGCGGCAACCGTAACGGCCCTCGCCCGCCCCGCCACGCCCGCGGCGGGCTGCCACGCCTGGTCCTGGAACCGCTCCTGCACCCGCACCCCGTCGGACGCCGGGATCACCCGCCCCGCGCCTGAGAAGAGCTTGATCCCGTTGTACTCGGCCGGGTTGTGGCTGGCGGAGACCTGCACGCCGCCGGCCGCCCGCAGGTTGCTCACCACCACGCCGATCGTGGGCGTGGCGGCCGGCCCGAGGCTCAACACCCGCCGGCCGCTGGCCATCAACGCCGTTTCCACCGCGGCGACCATCATCGGCCCGCTGGCGCGTCCGTCGTAGCCCGTGACGATAGGCCCCGCGGGGAGGGATTCGGCGAACGCGGCCGCGTACCGCATGGCGACCGCGGGGGTCAGCGTATCGCCCACAACGCCACGCAGCCCAGACACACTGATGATTAGCTCGGTCATAAGCCGGAGTATTCCTTAGCGCTGCGCAAACCGAAAGGGTAAGCCAGCCCGCCTGCAATCAAGGGCGCCCGGAAGCCTCCAGAGGTGGGACCGCAGTCGCCCCGATAAACGGCGGCTGCTCTGCGTTCCCAGCGGCATCCGGTACAATGCCCCTATGCCCGCTCCCGACTCCACGCGCCGCGACTTCCTCACCGGCAAGGCCGCCGCGCGGTCGCTGAGCGATTCGGTGGGGTCGCTGGGGGCCTCGGGCGAGGGGACCGACGGCGCCTGCGTCTTGAACGTGGCCCGCCCCGCCATGGCGTGTCAGTTTGAGTTCCGCGTGCTCTCGACCGCCACCCACAACACCGGGCCCGCCGCGATCGAGGCGCTCGACCTGGTCGAGGCCATCGAGGACCAGCTCACCGTCTACCGCGACCAGAGCGAGGTGCAGGAGATCAACCGCACCGCGGCCCTGCACCCGATACCGGTCGAGCCGGGGCTGTTCGCGCTGCTGGAGCAGGCGGACGCCCTCTACCAAGAAACCGGCGGCGCGTTCGACCTGACCGCGGGGCCCCTGTCGAAGGCGTGGGGGTTCTTCGAACGCCGCGGACGCGTCCCCTCGGAGGCAGAGCTGGCGGCAGCCATGGCGCACGTCGGCTGGGGGCGGGTCTGCCTCGACCGGACCGAAAAGTCGATCCAGTTCACCGAGCCGGGGGTCGAGATCAACTTCAACAGCATCGGCAAGGGCTACGCGCTCGACCGCGCCGCCGACCTGCTCGCCGAACGAGGCGCCCCCGACGTGCTGCTGCACGGCGGCGGCAGCACGCTGGTGGCCCGCGGGCAGAACCGCGCCGCGGGGGTCCCCGGCTGGCTGGCGGGGCTGGGCGACCCGCTCCGATCCGGCCGCCGGCTGGGGGAGTTCTTGCTGCGGGACGAGGCGCTTAGCACCTCTGGCGCCGCGACGCAGAAGTTTGTGCAGGGGGGCAAGCGGTACGGGCACCTGATCGACCCCCGCACGGGGCGCCCCGCAGAGGGGGTCCACTCCGTCACCGTGCTGGCGCCCACGGGCGCCGCGGCAGACGCCCTCTCGACCGCCTTCTACGTGCTCGGCTGGGAAGGGGCGGAGGCCTACTGCGGCGGCCACGCGGATGTCCGCGCGTTGTTTGTGCTCCCTACCCCGGGGGGAGGGGTCGACGTGCGGACGCTCAACCTGCCCGAAGACGCCTGGCGCAGGTACCCGTAGCGACGCCTCCCTGGGTCCGGGCGGCGGCCGGTACTGAAAACCGCTGCTTCCCGCTACAATGCGGCACCGCTAAACGTCACCCATCTACCCCGTTGTCGCATCCAGGCGGGATGCGGCTCGGCTGGCCCCCCGTCGGTTCTTCGCGTGCTCAACTTCCTGCTCAGATTCGAGTACGCGGGGATCATCGCGTTCCTGACGCTCTGCGGTCTGGGGCTGCCGATCCCCGAAGAAGCCGTGGTGGTCCTCTCCGGCGTGCTCAGCTACCAGGAGACGCTCGACTGGTACTACGCCCTCCCCTCGTGCCTGATCGGCGCCCTGCTGGGGGACAGCGTGATGTACTTCATCGGCCGGCACTTCGGCCACGAGTGGCTCACCAAGCACAAGAACTTCGCCCGCTTCATCGACCCCGACCGCGAAGAACAGGTCGAGAAACTGGTGCTGAAGCACGGCTTCAAGGTGATGCTGCTCACCCGATTTATGTTCGGCGTGCGCGGCCCCGTGTACTACGCCGCCGGCGCGGCCAAGGTGCCCTACCTGAAGTTCTTGCTGTGGGACCTGGTGGGCGCGTCGCTGGTGATCAGCGTCTTTTTCGGCCTGGCGTTCCGCTACGGCCGGCAGATCGAGAAGCTGGCGTCCGACTTCGAGATCACCTTCACCATCATCGTGCTGGCGGCGCTGGTCGTCACCGGCGTGATGGTCTACCGCAGCCAGAAGCGCCGCGTGGGCAAGGCGTTCGACGAGATGGCGGCCGAAGACCAGCAGGCAGAGGCGCCCAGCGAGCCGGGCGCCGACCTGTCGGCCTCGATCCCCTCCCCGTCGACCAACGGCGCGCCGCACGACACGGCTTCGGCGCCCGCGCCGGCGGCGGAGTTGGAGCGTTTGGAGTAGCGTGAGTCGGCCGGGCACGCCGGCGGCGATCCGTGCACGCCGCGTGCTGCGATGCCCCTTGTCCCGAGTTCCAGGGCCCCGCGTCTTGTGAGGTGTCTGTCATGCCAGCCCGTCTCGTCACACGCGGTTCGATGCAAATTATTCTCTCAGTCGCGATCGCGCTCGTTTGCGCCCCCGTCGTTGCACAGTCTATGCTGCGCGTCGTCGGTCCGAAGACGCTCGACCCCGATCGGCCCCACCTGCTCCGCGTCGAGGAACAAACCAAACAAGGTTGGCGGTTGGTCGATCCGGCCGCGTTGGTGGTGGGGGTCGAGGGACCGGCGAGCCTGGTTCAAGACCCGTCACGCCAGGCGATGAACCCCGTCACTGTTCGCCCCGACGCCCGCGAGGGAGCGTTCACCGTCAACGCAGCGCAGGGCGACCGCTCGGCCAGCGCCTCGTTCGCTATCGGACCGCAGGCGCCCGCGGGCTCGGTGCGACTTCAGATCAACCCCAGCCGAGTGCTGCACGAGTTCCAGGGCCTGGGGGGCGGCGTGCTGTTCTACGACAACCAGTGGGAGCTGAGCCAAGGGGACGAGATCTGGAAGTGGTGCTTCGAGGACGTCCACGCCACGTACCTGCACCTGCTCGCTCGCCCCGACTACGAGCGGGCGAACGACAACGACGACTGGCGGACGATCGACCCCGCGGGCTTCGATTTCAAGGCGTCCAACCGCGCGCTGAAGGTGGCCGAGCGGGCGCTGGCGATCGATCCAAACCTCAAGCTCTACCTCAGCGTCTACTCCCCCCCGGCCTGGATGAAAGTGGGCGAGACGACCCGCGGCTCGGCGGGGCTCAAGGCCGGCAAGGCGTACCGCCAAGAGTTTGCCGAGTACGTGTTCGCGTACCTGAAGCACGCCGCCAGCCGCGGCGTGCGGTTCGAGTACTTCGCCCCGTTCAACGAGCCCGACTGGACCCACAGCCAGGACGGCATGCACGTGAAAGACTTCGCGGAGCTCGTCGGGCTGTTCGACGACATCACCACCGCGCTCGCCGAGCTGATCGAGGCCGACGACGACCTCGAGATGCCGCGGCTGATCTTCCCCGACTCGCTCGGCGCCGGCGCGCTCACGCGGACACGCGAGAACCGCGCGGTGCTGACGGCCAACCGGCGGATGCTCGAGGAGAAGGTCGACGTGTGGGGCGTCCACGACTACTGGAACACGGCCGGCTACTGGCCGGTGCGGTTCGAAGAGCTGCGTGCGCTACCCCCGGTGGGCGCCAAGCCGATCTGGATGACCGAGTGGGCCCAGCGCGACAATCGGGGCGACCTGGAGAGCGCCAACCAGTACGGCGCCAACATCCTCAACGCGCTGCGCAGCGGCGCCCAGGCCTGGATGGTGTTCGAGTGGTGCCACCCCAGCGGCAACCAATCGGGGCTCATTAGTTGCGACTGGGGCGCCAAGCCCCCCCACAAACGCTACTGGCGCAGCCAGGCCTACTACACGTTCCAGCAACTCGCCAACACCACGCCGGCGGGGGCGCAGGTAGTGGACGTATCAGCAGAGCTGTCGGGCATTGCAAAGCCGTCAAGCAAGGGCCAGAGCCTGCCGGTCGAGTACTTGGCGCTAAAGACCCCCCAGGGGATGGTGCTGCACGTCGCCAACACCACCGGCGAACCGGTGACGGTAGAAGTCGAGTGGCGCGGCGACGGGGGCCCGGCCGGCGGGGCGCTGGTGACCGACGCACTGCGGCATAGCCGGCCCTTCACGACGGACGAACTGGCGCTGCGCACCAACCGACGGAGCGCATCGTTCACGGCGCCAGCGAATAGTTTGGTGACGGTAGTAGGATGGGTCGAGCCCGCCGAAGGCGAGCGCTGACCCATCGCGTCATTGATCGCCGTGATGGGTCAGCCCCCGACGGATCCGGGGGCCGACCGGGCAACGAACGATCATTCCTCCGGCAGCGTCTTCTCCGGGTCGGCCTGCGTCCACAGCACGATCGCCAGCGCGTTCATCGCCGCCGCTAGGTAGAAGAACGGCAGCGTTGAGCCGGTCCATTCCTTCAGGTACGGGAAGGCCAGCGAGGTGACGAACGCCCCGATGTTGCCCGCCATGTTCATCGTCCCCGACACCAGGCCGGCGTGGCGGTGGCCGATGTCGACGCAGAACGTCCAACTGGGTGCCAGCGTCATGTCCGCGCCGAAGATCGCCAGCGTCAGCCAGGCGACCGACTCCTGCGCCGTATCGGCGCTGGAGAGCCCCAGCATGCCCGCGGCCGCCAGCAGGAAGCCGATGGACGCCGGCAGCGCCCTGGACCAACGCCGCCAGCCGCGGCGGTAGAGGGCGTCGATCATGGCGCCGGCGGTCAGGCTGCCGAAGAAGCCGCCGATAAACGGCGCCATCAGCAGCAGGCCCGCCTCCGAGGGGTTCAGGTCGTAGGTCCGCTTCAGGTAGGGGTACATCCACGACAGGCCGAAGAAGAACGTGAAGTTCGAGCAGAAGTATTGGGCGCACATCAGCCACATCTCTTTGGAGCGCCACATGGCGCCCGGCGCCAGCCGCCCCGTGGCGGTGGGGGGGCGTTGGCGGCCCGCCTCGATGTAGGCCCGCTCTGCCTCGCCCACGCCTCGGTGGCTGGCGGGGTCGTCGCGGAACAACAGGAACCAGACGACCGCAAACACCAGGCCGATAACCATCCAGATCTGGAAGGTGTTCCGCCAGCCGTACTGCTCGATCATCCAGGCGATCACAAAGAAGGCCACCGCGGCGCCGAACCGCGATCCGGCGAAGTTGATCCCCTGCACCAGCCCCCGTTCCTTGACGGGGATCCACGAGTACACGGCCCGCGACATGCCGGGGAAGGCGCCCGCCTCGGCGGCGCCGAACAAGAACCGCACCACGACCAGCGACCACAGGCCGATCGTCCAGCCGGTGGCGCCGGTCAGGAGCGACCAGCCGGCCACCACGCCGGTGATCAGCAGCCGGGGCCCGAACCGGTCCGCGAGCCAGCCCGAGGGCGCCTGCAGCAGGGCGTACCCCAGCGAGAACGCCGACAGCGCCAGCCCGAACTGGGTGTCGGAGAGGCCAAACTCGGTCGAGATCGGCCCCGCGGCCGCCGAGATGCAGGCGCGGTCGACGTACAGCAGCACCGAGATCAAGAAGGTGCCGCAAACCAGCAAATAGCGTATGGGCATAGTTGGCGTGACGGGTCGGATGAGGAAAGAGGAGCAGACGAGCGGCCGGCCAAAGACACGGCTGGGTCCTAGGATGGCGCAGCGGGCTGGCGATGACAAGGCAAGAAGCCGCCAAGAGACGCGTCCGGGGGCGCCGCCTAGACACGTGGCCAAGCGGATTTTTCCTATTCTCTGAGAATCCGGAATTGCTCGCCGGCCCCCGAGGCGATATTGTTTCTTCTGCTATGACTACCTGCCTGTCGATCACCGCGCCCCGCCCCCGCCGCCTAGGCGTGCTGCTGTGCGTGCGTACGTGGATCGACCTGGCCCAGCTCCACCTGCAAGCCGCTCGCCGCTACCAGAACTGGCGCGGCCGGCTCCGTCGTTGAGCGCCGCGGTGCGTCGCCCCCGTCCGCCGGCCTAAGCCCTCGGCGGCCCCTCTTTCGGCCACGCCCCGCCTACCCGGCTTCTTCTGCACGCCAAGCGTCCGTCGTCCCCCCGGGGGGGCGCGGCCGCCCACGGACCATCCCCCTAATCGACGACGGCGCAGCCCGCCGCTTCCAGCCCAAGGACCACGACTTTGAAGATCAGCCAGCACCAGATCGCCTTCCGCCGCTTCCTGAACGAAAACGCCCCGCTAGAGAGCCTGCGCTCGGCCGTTGAGGCCCACTGC from Pirellulimonas nuda includes:
- the glmM gene encoding phosphoglucosamine mutase, coding for MTELIISVSGLRGVVGDTLTPAVAMRYAAAFAESLPAGPIVTGYDGRASGPMMVAAVETALMASGRRVLSLGPAATPTIGVVVSNLRAAGGVQVSASHNPAEYNGIKLFSGAGRVIPASDGVRVQERFQDQAWQPAAGVAGRARAVTVAAEAHVERILPLVDLARIRAKRFRVLLDANHGAGAVIGARLLERLGCVTRVLGAEPTGDFLHTPEPTAENLAGVLGAVREFGADVGFCQDPDADRLAVIDHTGRYLGEELTLGLCVDHELRRRTGPVVTNCSTSRVTEDLCKKYGAPFTRSAVGEANVVDQMLRTGAVLGGEGNGGVIHPAVCLVRDSMIGMALVLDAMAARDAPVGELADRLPQYSIHKAKAAVPPAKIAAALDRLEAHFGQAEADRMDGLRLDWPDGRWLLVRASNTEPIVRIIAEAATADAAKSLCEEAAATCQTA
- a CDS encoding FAD:protein FMN transferase is translated as MPAPDSTRRDFLTGKAAARSLSDSVGSLGASGEGTDGACVLNVARPAMACQFEFRVLSTATHNTGPAAIEALDLVEAIEDQLTVYRDQSEVQEINRTAALHPIPVEPGLFALLEQADALYQETGGAFDLTAGPLSKAWGFFERRGRVPSEAELAAAMAHVGWGRVCLDRTEKSIQFTEPGVEINFNSIGKGYALDRAADLLAERGAPDVLLHGGGSTLVARGQNRAAGVPGWLAGLGDPLRSGRRLGEFLLRDEALSTSGAATQKFVQGGKRYGHLIDPRTGRPAEGVHSVTVLAPTGAAADALSTAFYVLGWEGAEAYCGGHADVRALFVLPTPGGGVDVRTLNLPEDAWRRYP
- a CDS encoding DedA family protein produces the protein MLNFLLRFEYAGIIAFLTLCGLGLPIPEEAVVVLSGVLSYQETLDWYYALPSCLIGALLGDSVMYFIGRHFGHEWLTKHKNFARFIDPDREEQVEKLVLKHGFKVMLLTRFMFGVRGPVYYAAGAAKVPYLKFLLWDLVGASLVISVFFGLAFRYGRQIEKLASDFEITFTIIVLAALVVTGVMVYRSQKRRVGKAFDEMAAEDQQAEAPSEPGADLSASIPSPSTNGAPHDTASAPAPAAELERLE
- a CDS encoding glycoside hydrolase; the protein is MLRVVGPKTLDPDRPHLLRVEEQTKQGWRLVDPAALVVGVEGPASLVQDPSRQAMNPVTVRPDAREGAFTVNAAQGDRSASASFAIGPQAPAGSVRLQINPSRVLHEFQGLGGGVLFYDNQWELSQGDEIWKWCFEDVHATYLHLLARPDYERANDNDDWRTIDPAGFDFKASNRALKVAERALAIDPNLKLYLSVYSPPAWMKVGETTRGSAGLKAGKAYRQEFAEYVFAYLKHAASRGVRFEYFAPFNEPDWTHSQDGMHVKDFAELVGLFDDITTALAELIEADDDLEMPRLIFPDSLGAGALTRTRENRAVLTANRRMLEEKVDVWGVHDYWNTAGYWPVRFEELRALPPVGAKPIWMTEWAQRDNRGDLESANQYGANILNALRSGAQAWMVFEWCHPSGNQSGLISCDWGAKPPHKRYWRSQAYYTFQQLANTTPAGAQVVDVSAELSGIAKPSSKGQSLPVEYLALKTPQGMVLHVANTTGEPVTVEVEWRGDGGPAGGALVTDALRHSRPFTTDELALRTNRRSASFTAPANSLVTVVGWVEPAEGER
- a CDS encoding MFS transporter, with protein sequence MPIRYLLVCGTFLISVLLYVDRACISAAAGPISTEFGLSDTQFGLALSAFSLGYALLQAPSGWLADRFGPRLLITGVVAGWSLLTGATGWTIGLWSLVVVRFLFGAAEAGAFPGMSRAVYSWIPVKERGLVQGINFAGSRFGAAVAFFVIAWMIEQYGWRNTFQIWMVIGLVFAVVWFLLFRDDPASHRGVGEAERAYIEAGRQRPPTATGRLAPGAMWRSKEMWLMCAQYFCSNFTFFFGLSWMYPYLKRTYDLNPSEAGLLLMAPFIGGFFGSLTAGAMIDALYRRGWRRWSRALPASIGFLLAAAGMLGLSSADTAQESVAWLTLAIFGADMTLAPSWTFCVDIGHRHAGLVSGTMNMAGNIGAFVTSLAFPYLKEWTGSTLPFFYLAAAMNALAIVLWTQADPEKTLPEE